DNA from Elaeis guineensis isolate ETL-2024a chromosome 2, EG11, whole genome shotgun sequence:
CTTATTACTGTCAAAGTTAACAGTTTGTAAGAAATTTAGAGAATGGACAGAGAAAATGGAACAGCAATAGCAAAGGTTCATGCTAAATACGTTTGCAGCCAAGCCCACAGACAATCAAATCAAGTTAACAAGCAGCATGGCAGCTGCTAATAACAAAAGTTTAATCAGAAAAACTTCAAGCATAATCTGATTAGATGTCACACATCTAAGCAGAAGAAAATAATAACAACGTGAACAAATGCCATCAACATAAGAACAGTGCATGTTTGATAAAGTGGTATTTACCTCTTTTAAAACATCAATGTTGATCTCAGAGCTTAAAAAACTGTCTTCAGCACAGGGTTCGACACAACTCACTCTTAATCTACCCCTTTTAGCAATCTTCATGTGAGATACTGCTGTTGGCTTTGAACCATCAAGCTTTACCGATCGAGTTTGTACTTTGTTTTCATTTAGATAATAGAGCATGGTTTGACCATATTCATCATCCCCAAGTTTCCCCATGAATTCAACTCGACCACCTATCTTAGCAAGCGCAACTGCCACACTGGATGATGGCCCTCCAGGTGCTCTAATAAATTTAGTTGGAGACCAGAACATATCCTTCTTTGAATCATGAATCTCGTGATCTATCAATCTATTAGCTGGTCTTCCAGAAGGTATGAATAAATGTTGTGCTGCTCCAAAACAACAAACTAGTGGTGGCCATCTATAGGTAAAACTAATGTCCTCTCCCTCATCTTCTATTAATTGCATCTCCTCATGTTTACTATCAAGAATATTTGTGGATGTGGGCTTGAGATTATCAAGTTTTTCACTCATGCTCTGGTCCTTCATGGTGTCAACCTTTTTCCTAGTCCTTCTCTTTGTTGCTTTCTTCTTATTGCTCTCTGCCTCTGGACTAGGCAATGGAGTAACTGCACATCTCAAATTTAAGAATCATGATTTGTTAAAGATGTTCAAGGCAGAAGTACAAGCACCTAAATGTTTCTTCACAATAAATGGTATTGGGCAGGGATATGATTTGAAGAAACTGAAAATTACAACTAATGCAAGCTAACTGGAAGGAAAATATGAGAAAACTCTAAAATAACAAAGACTTGTACCTTTCTTCCTGCCTTTTCTTGTAACCTTGTTGGAGTTTTCAGCAGGTGCCTCTGGAGCACCTTTTTCTTCCCTGTTGACACTACTAGCCATCACCTCAGTGCTCTCTTCTGAAGTCTGTGCACTCAGTTTCTTTCTGCTATGTCTAGGAGTTTGTTGAGGATTCTTGAAAGCTTTGTCAGCACTTTCGCCGCTCAAGGCATCTTCTGCATCAACTTGTGAAGCACTTCTCTTGGTCACTGCTCTATCATACCACTTCTGCAGCTTCAAATCATTAAGTTGAATAACACTTTGCCTAGAAAAGTTTTTCTGGTGATTTGACTGCACCCTGTACAATTTAAGCAACCATAACAGATGCACCTGAGTCCAAAGACATGCACTGTATACAGTTTTGATGAAAGGAAAGTTATCCTGTTATGAATTGTATCACATagagaaaaatcaagaagaacaacaagaaaacCTGATGGAAATAAACTTTAGACTTCTTCACATAATGCATCTCATACCCACATATTATTTTCATTCTTTAGCTATCAGAACCTTGTGAATTATCATGTCATATCTGGACTGAACTTTGCTAGCACTAACCAAGCAAGATAACTGAGTGGCAAAAGAAATTCTCGTGCTAACCTTGAACAGCTCTCTGTTCTGTAGTCCGTAGATCACTCATCCATCATCTTAAGAAACGAGCTAAGAATGAATTGCTTCCAGCAGATTTCAACCAATGGGCTTGGGCAATTCATGAAAATTACTAACATGATACAAGATTCTCATATGGCATTCCTGAACGTAGCTGACCATTATCGCTTAACAAACGCAAAACCTTACTAGAAAAACCTTCTTGAGCAATAGATGATGAAAGAAATGCCAGATCCTTCTTCTAAATGCAATGATATTGACATTGCACAAGATTATCTAATTTTAGCACAAAAACACATATGAGATTGCATGCAACAAAGCCCCATCCTTAATGTTTTGTATTAAACATCCAAGGAGGATCTCAGTCTAAAATCTAcattagttttttttctttttctttttttttttttttttggtagaattgaAATCCATAGCATGGAAATACATAGCCATTGCAGCAATAAAGTGCAAAGATTCCAATGCAAAATTGCCCTCCATGGAGAACCTTCAAATATGTGCAACTTTTTACATCCTCAATCCCATAACTCTGCAACTAAATCCTCCATAAAACAATATAGTTATGAAGCCAGTTTTTAACCAAATTTTATCTTCACTAAAACATATACTTACACATGAAcagatatttttttgaattgCCGAATTTAAAAGTAAATTAACCCACTATTTATCTATTTCTGTTAACACAATATTTACACAAAAAATATACACCAACTGAAAAAGTTGCAATCTTTCATACGCAACATGCCAGCATTCCTATTCAAATTCCTCATTTAGTATACACCTCAAAGAGATTCACGCAAGAAGGCGGTTGTTAATCCAGacactaaaaaatatttatcccgTCTCCAAAAGGAATATATTTACAGCAAGCATCTCCAAACCAAAAGCT
Protein-coding regions in this window:
- the LOC105057042 gene encoding fructokinase-like 2, chloroplastic gives rise to the protein MASLFFTCPLPVLRVQSNHQKNFSRQSVIQLNDLKLQKWYDRAVTKRSASQVDAEDALSGESADKAFKNPQQTPRHSRKKLSAQTSEESTEVMASSVNREEKGAPEAPAENSNKVTRKGRKKVTPLPSPEAESNKKKATKRRTRKKVDTMKDQSMSEKLDNLKPTSTNILDSKHEEMQLIEDEGEDISFTYRWPPLVCCFGAAQHLFIPSGRPANRLIDHEIHDSKKDMFWSPTKFIRAPGGPSSSVAVALAKIGGRVEFMGKLGDDEYGQTMLYYLNENKVQTRSVKLDGSKPTAVSHMKIAKRGRLRVSCVEPCAEDSFLSSEINIDVLKEAKMFYFNSSSLLNQSLRSTAMQAIKISKKLGGVIFFDLNLPLPLWKSSEETKAFIQEVWNIADIIEVTKQELEFLCGMEPSEKFDTKDNDKSKFIHHKPEVVMQLWHENLKVLFVTNGTSKIHYYTQKDNGWVHGMEDPPITPFTGDMSISGDAIIAALIRMLTVQPHLATDKGYLEHMIKYAINCGVIDQWLHARECGFPPKEGMDFTVRSITEREYRTVEEPAA